In one Bacillus thuringiensis genomic region, the following are encoded:
- the ecsC gene encoding ecs operon protein EcsC, whose product MITYEEKVIKELEQWKATFMKDSSMMTRFSKKVQTKVQQLIPAKVQKVLTETIRMMVQTISAGSNFIKPKLKETTWSLQRRDDEVRKKMDEYKKIAAAEGAGTGAGGILLGLADFPLLLTIKIKFLFDAATLYGFDTSKQEERLFILHVFQLAFSSDDHRKEIWKAIETWDTEKENHMDWEKFQTEYRDYIDLAKMLQLVPVIGAPVGAYANYQLLQRLGEVTMNCYRMRLLNRD is encoded by the coding sequence ATGATTACATACGAAGAGAAGGTTATAAAAGAATTGGAGCAGTGGAAAGCTACATTCATGAAAGATTCTTCTATGATGACACGGTTCTCCAAAAAAGTGCAGACGAAAGTGCAACAGCTCATTCCGGCGAAAGTACAAAAGGTACTAACAGAGACGATTCGTATGATGGTGCAAACGATCAGCGCCGGGTCAAACTTTATAAAGCCGAAGCTAAAAGAGACGACATGGTCACTGCAAAGACGTGACGATGAAGTGCGTAAAAAAATGGATGAGTACAAAAAAATAGCAGCGGCAGAAGGAGCAGGGACGGGGGCTGGCGGTATTCTCCTCGGTCTTGCTGACTTTCCGCTTTTACTTACAATTAAAATTAAATTTTTATTCGATGCAGCAACGTTGTACGGATTTGATACGAGTAAACAAGAAGAACGTCTTTTTATCCTTCACGTTTTCCAACTCGCCTTTTCAAGTGATGATCATAGAAAAGAAATATGGAAAGCAATTGAAACGTGGGATACAGAAAAAGAAAATCATATGGACTGGGAAAAGTTCCAAACAGAGTACCGAGACTATATTGATTTAGCGAAAATGCTTCAGCTCGTACCAGTAATCGGTGCCCCAGTCGGCGCATATGCGAACTATCAATTGCTGCAAAGACTTGGAGAAGTGACGATGAATTGTTATCGTATGCGATTGCTGAATAGGGATTAA
- a CDS encoding TetR/AcrR family transcriptional regulator encodes MTKNLQTSQNIVEASFKLMAEHGIEKMSLSMIAKEVGISKPAIYYHFSSKEALVDFLFEEIFSDYHFANYFDEEQYTKENFAEKLITDGLHMLSEYEGQEGILRVINEFIVTASRNEKYQKRLFEIQEDFLHGFHDLLKKGARLGVVLQHETEENAHTLALVIDNMSNYMLMGFQLKYKEIWIRNVKNVMKEE; translated from the coding sequence ATGACGAAGAATTTACAAACATCGCAGAACATTGTAGAGGCATCATTTAAACTTATGGCAGAACACGGCATTGAGAAGATGAGTCTTTCCATGATTGCGAAAGAGGTAGGTATTTCAAAACCGGCTATTTACTATCATTTTTCTTCTAAAGAAGCGTTAGTTGATTTTTTATTTGAAGAGATTTTTTCTGATTATCATTTCGCAAATTACTTCGATGAAGAGCAGTATACGAAAGAAAACTTTGCAGAAAAGCTAATCACAGATGGTTTACATATGCTCTCTGAGTATGAAGGGCAAGAAGGAATACTACGCGTTATCAATGAATTTATCGTAACTGCATCGCGAAATGAAAAGTACCAGAAACGTTTATTTGAAATACAAGAGGATTTCTTACATGGTTTCCACGATTTATTGAAGAAAGGCGCGAGACTGGGCGTTGTGTTACAACATGAAACGGAAGAAAATGCTCATACGCTAGCACTCGTGATCGATAATATGAGCAACTATATGCTCATGGGATTCCAGTTAAAGTATAAAGAAATTTGGATTCGAAATGTGAAAAACGTAATGAAGGAGGAGTAA
- a CDS encoding PH domain-containing protein — MEPLKNEIHPDMVKVWKVRAVIEEGIGILVILAYLFLMIKFDWWAWILYVMIGLTVVFAPFSYFLFPKLRQRYYSYQLNEEELEIQHGLFVVKRVLVPMIRVQHVTIEQGPIMRKYDLAELHISTAATSHSIPGLTMYEAEMLKTKIAELAKVSDEDV, encoded by the coding sequence ATGGAGCCATTGAAAAATGAAATTCACCCTGACATGGTCAAGGTGTGGAAAGTTCGTGCTGTAATTGAAGAAGGGATCGGTATTCTCGTCATTTTAGCTTACCTTTTCCTCATGATAAAGTTTGATTGGTGGGCATGGATTTTGTATGTGATGATTGGGCTAACAGTTGTGTTCGCACCATTTTCGTACTTCTTATTCCCGAAACTACGTCAACGTTATTACAGTTATCAATTAAATGAAGAAGAGCTTGAAATTCAGCACGGTCTTTTCGTCGTAAAGCGCGTATTAGTACCGATGATTCGTGTGCAGCACGTGACAATTGAACAAGGACCGATTATGAGAAAATATGACTTAGCAGAATTACATATTTCTACAGCGGCAACTTCTCACAGCATCCCAGGCTTAACGATGTATGAAGCAGAAATGTTGAAAACAAAAATCGCAGAATTAGCGAAAGTGAGTGATGAGGATGTATAA
- a CDS encoding PH domain-containing protein, with protein sequence MYKRQHPITMLLELKIRDFIPLFIFMFSLNGKFPFWYLIPAAFGLLTVFSAFEKWYYTTYWVENNVLHVKQGLFVKKESYLNKERVQTINTSSNVLYQMLGLKKIQIETAGGGDDAEVSLAGITVEEATELIALLNEPTPEVKAEGTLGEKTEHEVEKEIVTEEKQTTEYKLTWKEILLASVTSGQFGLLFSLIFFVYHQVQEYIPKWIENSVKSYVMEYDIYGWIFMVAILLVLSWIISTIGYALKHGDFTVNRRNDEVRISQGLLEKKELVLKLHRIQGITIKESILRQPFGYCAVQVEVIQSKGTDDEKEKVTLHPIIRKDRVQQLLAHLQLPYELDTNIISLPKAALRRYLIDSLIFFAMLAIPLTGISIYFEKYYIMWALLPLAILIFTLGYATFKTNGYSVNGEQITLVYRSVGKYTGLIRRRHVQSMEKTQSYFQRRADLCTYKFSSASSSYKIEHTRVEDAERMQDWYKKKINEK encoded by the coding sequence ATGTATAAGAGGCAGCATCCAATCACGATGTTATTGGAATTAAAAATAAGAGATTTTATACCACTCTTTATTTTCATGTTTAGCTTAAATGGAAAATTCCCGTTTTGGTACTTAATTCCCGCTGCATTTGGTTTACTCACTGTCTTTTCAGCGTTTGAAAAATGGTATTACACAACATACTGGGTTGAAAATAACGTATTACATGTGAAGCAAGGTCTCTTTGTGAAAAAGGAGAGCTACTTAAATAAAGAACGTGTTCAAACAATCAATACAAGCTCTAACGTGTTATATCAAATGCTTGGCTTAAAGAAAATCCAAATTGAAACAGCTGGTGGGGGCGATGATGCGGAGGTTAGCTTAGCCGGTATTACAGTAGAAGAGGCAACTGAGCTTATTGCTTTGCTAAATGAGCCAACTCCAGAAGTGAAAGCAGAAGGAACGCTAGGCGAAAAAACGGAACATGAAGTAGAAAAAGAAATCGTTACAGAAGAAAAACAAACGACAGAATATAAATTGACTTGGAAAGAAATTTTACTAGCCTCTGTTACATCGGGGCAGTTTGGACTATTATTCTCGTTAATCTTTTTCGTGTATCACCAAGTACAGGAGTACATTCCGAAATGGATAGAGAATAGCGTAAAGTCATATGTAATGGAGTATGATATATATGGCTGGATTTTCATGGTAGCTATTTTGCTCGTCCTTTCGTGGATTATATCTACAATCGGTTATGCGCTAAAACATGGAGATTTCACAGTGAATCGAAGAAATGATGAAGTCCGCATTTCGCAAGGATTACTTGAGAAAAAAGAACTCGTACTAAAATTGCACCGTATTCAAGGTATTACCATAAAAGAAAGTATTTTACGTCAGCCATTCGGCTATTGTGCTGTGCAAGTAGAAGTGATTCAAAGTAAGGGAACGGATGATGAAAAAGAAAAAGTTACACTGCATCCAATCATTCGAAAAGATCGAGTACAACAGTTACTGGCGCATTTACAACTACCATACGAACTGGATACAAATATTATTTCATTACCAAAAGCAGCATTACGCCGCTATCTCATTGATAGTTTAATCTTTTTCGCTATGCTCGCAATCCCGCTTACTGGAATAAGCATATACTTTGAAAAGTATTACATCATGTGGGCATTACTACCGCTCGCAATCCTTATCTTTACACTTGGCTACGCAACATTTAAAACAAATGGTTACAGTGTTAACGGAGAACAAATTACACTTGTCTATCGTAGCGTCGGAAAATATACAGGACTTATTAGAAGAAGACACGTCCAATCAATGGAGAAGACACAATCATATTTCCAGCGCCGTGCGGATTTATGTACGTATAAGTTTTCGAGTGCATCATCTAGTTACAAAATAGAGCATACGAGAGTAGAAGATGCGGAGAGAATGCAGGATTGGTATAAGAAGAAAATAAATGAGAAATAA
- a CDS encoding DUF975 family protein, with protein sequence MISQLKREALDALKGRWGLAVGATLLIGILIGVVEMLTTGIFSIFWGWEEASDSFTVSIIVMLVIGPLTIGAYYLVLNAIRGTDASIGHIFRWFSDGSKLMKSFLTYLLMYVYLTLWTLLLIIPGIIKSFSYSMTYFILNDHPEYTANQAITESRHMMNGHKMDYFLLCLSFLGWFILSILTVGIGFLWLVPYFYSTSAAFYEEISKEYYKKVSTTF encoded by the coding sequence ATGATAAGTCAGTTGAAAAGAGAAGCACTTGATGCATTAAAAGGAAGATGGGGATTAGCGGTAGGGGCAACCTTATTAATTGGAATCCTTATTGGCGTTGTTGAAATGCTAACAACAGGTATTTTCTCGATATTTTGGGGTTGGGAAGAAGCAAGTGATTCATTTACAGTAAGTATTATTGTAATGCTTGTTATAGGTCCATTAACAATAGGTGCCTATTATCTTGTTTTAAATGCAATTCGTGGGACTGATGCTAGCATTGGTCATATATTTAGATGGTTTAGCGATGGAAGTAAGTTGATGAAGTCGTTTTTAACATATTTACTAATGTATGTATACTTGACTCTATGGACATTACTTCTTATTATCCCAGGTATTATTAAATCATTTTCTTATTCTATGACATATTTTATTTTGAATGATCATCCAGAATATACAGCGAATCAAGCGATTACTGAGAGTCGTCATATGATGAATGGACATAAAATGGATTACTTTTTACTATGCTTAAGTTTCTTAGGGTGGTTCATTTTAAGTATTCTTACTGTAGGAATTGGTTTCTTATGGTTAGTACCTTATTTCTACTCGACATCGGCAGCATTTTATGAAGAGATTTCAAAAGAATATTATAAAAAAGTGAGCACTACTTTCTAA
- a CDS encoding TetR/AcrR family transcriptional regulator, which translates to MSISITRQKILAAASQIVQCKGVAKLTLEAVAKEAGLSKGGLLYHFSNKEALIEGMIVRGVEDYEGAIYNKVAEDSERKGRWVRSFVEERLSNERRTEELSSSMMAALMLKPELLEPLQQSFQQLQKNIENDEIDSVCATIIRLAADGLWYSEYLGVGRLRPELREKVIQALISNSYK; encoded by the coding sequence ATGAGTATAAGCATAACGCGGCAAAAGATTTTAGCAGCTGCTTCTCAAATTGTACAATGTAAAGGGGTTGCTAAATTAACCTTAGAAGCAGTGGCAAAAGAGGCGGGTTTAAGTAAAGGTGGATTATTGTATCACTTTTCAAATAAAGAAGCTTTAATAGAAGGTATGATAGTCAGAGGGGTAGAGGATTATGAAGGGGCCATTTACAATAAAGTAGCGGAAGACTCAGAGAGGAAAGGGAGATGGGTTCGCTCTTTTGTAGAGGAAAGATTAAGTAATGAGAGAAGAACAGAAGAGTTGTCTAGCAGTATGATGGCAGCACTCATGTTAAAACCTGAATTACTTGAGCCGTTACAACAATCATTTCAGCAACTGCAAAAGAATATAGAAAATGATGAGATAGATTCAGTGTGTGCAACAATTATTAGATTAGCAGCAGATGGATTATGGTATTCGGAATATTTAGGGGTTGGAAGACTAAGGCCAGAGTTAAGAGAAAAAGTGATTCAAGCTCTTATTAGTAATTCATATAAATAG
- a CDS encoding SpaA isopeptide-forming pilin-related protein, protein MQMKSTKRHISMVSLVFLVLFSVLNVWAPVIQAAVMKSPVDEINISRTDGTTSEPYQASDGMKVEVKWSAKEKIKSGDQFTIDMPKEFRKDLMNMSFPLKDAEGKTVGTCEMKKGLLTCTMGDYVEGKNNIKGSLFVEFYFGLEAYDGVKEIPLEFNVDGQIVNKEVSVNNTTERPKPQPNTENLLKWGSYNQEDPSIADWLVYVNATGTEMQDLKLTDTLGPGHELITDSVVLEEAVFEDGYAPTNIKPADLSNIKINATKTGFTIEFPDSSKGYILRYKTKVTNPAAKPHKNTVKLEGKNIVTEEKVGQVFVSGGGGSGSGDDNPPSIEKNIVDENGKLVENEQLTQMDQVIQYQVGTHIPKDPLKYTSMVISDDLEDVLEVLEAKVYDQNGQDITSKGTLNIDKQRSEVTFTFGENFDYKSYEDQIINLSIKAKIKNDADLSSYVDKKIPNKAELHFDDKTLTSKEVTITPPEAPKDGTVSIHKIDSENPNKGLKGAEFEVRNSANEVVAKLKTDEKGFSVPQTLAPGTYKVYETVAPEGYQKLTSPVEVTLQAGETKTIEIKNTMQKGQIEVKKIDSENGEKPLANAEFDIVKDGVVVEHIVTDKDGKATSKPLALGKYILKETKAPEGYQLKEIEFEVNVTGDGIFPIQVENAMIDKGNIEITKVDKENGAVLASVEFEVQDEKDGVVRKVVTDKDGKANVSDLSVGKYKLVETKSLPGYKKLTEPVPFEIKKGMTKALAIKVENEQLDKGSVEITKIDKDSQKVLEGVVFEVQDEQGKVVTEVKTDKDGKAKISDLLVGKYKLVETKSLPGYKKLTEPVPFEIKKGMTKALAIKVENEQLDKGSVEITKIDKDSQKVLEGVVFEVQDEQGKVVTEVKTDKDGKAKISDLLVGKYKLVETKSLPGYKKLTDSVSFEITKGMTTVLSLKVENEQLDKGSVEITKVDKDSKKVLKGVVFEVQDEAGTVVKEVKTDKDGKAKISDLSVGKYKLVEKESLPGYKKLTDPVSFEIKKGMTEVLSLKIENEMVDTGNIEITKIDKDNKAPLAGVTFIVQDEKGNEVTKVTTDKDGKANVSDLPVGKYELVEVESLPGYKKLEKPISFEIKKGMTEVLSLKVENEMVDTGNVEITKIDKDSKAPLENVVFEVRDLKGKVVAKVKTDKEGKANVSDLSTGKYELVEVETPAGYKPLEKPISFEIEKGRVTALKLTVENELVDTGNVEITKVDKETKDALADAVFEIQDEAGQVVAKITTDKKGQAQATNLSVGTYKLVEVKAPKGYKQLVDPITFQIEKGMTKSLALTVENEMLDKGNVEITKVDKDSQKVLAGVVFEVQDEQGKVVTEVTTDKEGKATISDLSVGKYKLVEKESLPGYKQLTEPVSFEIKKGMTKVLSLKVENEQLDKGSVEITKVAKESGAVLAGVTFEVQDEKDKVVTKVTTDKEGKTTISDLSVGKYKLVEVESLPGYKKLAKPVSFEIEKGMTEFLSLKVENELVDKGSVEITKVDKDSQKVLEGVVFEVQDEQGKVVTEVKTDKEGKAKISDLSVGKYKLIEKESLPGYKKLTEPVSFEIKKGMTEVLSLKVENEQLDKGSVEITKVDKDSQKVLEGVVFEVQDEQDKVVTEVKTDKNGKAKISDLSVGKYKLVEKESLPGYKKLTEPVSFEIKKGMTEVLSLKIENEMVDTGNVEITKIDKDNKAPLAGVVFEVQDDKGKVVTKVTTDKAGKAIVADLSVGKYKLVEVESLPGYKKLEKPVLFEITKGMTKSLAFTVENEMVDTGNVEITKIDKDSKAPLENVVFEVRDSKGKVVAKVTTDKEGKADVSDLSIGKYELVEVETPAGYKPLEKPVSFEIKKGMTKVLSLKVENEQLDKGSVEITKMAAESKEVLSGAVFEVHDEKGKVVVKVTTDKDGKAKIADLSVGNYTLVEVEAPKGYEKLTNPIPFEITNGMINAVQLEVLNKLNHLAPPDPETPDPENPGTPDPENPGTPDPENPGTPIQKILEHQIQKILEHRIQKILEPQIQRNLEPRIQKILEHQIQRNLEHKIQKNLKKNYRRQGRKCLWNHIWEHFL, encoded by the coding sequence ATGCAAATGAAAAGTACTAAAAGGCACATTTCAATGGTTTCATTAGTTTTTCTAGTATTATTTTCAGTGCTGAATGTATGGGCTCCAGTTATTCAAGCTGCTGTGATGAAAAGTCCAGTGGACGAAATTAATATTTCCCGTACTGATGGCACGACATCTGAACCGTATCAAGCCTCAGATGGAATGAAAGTAGAAGTGAAGTGGTCAGCTAAAGAAAAAATAAAAAGTGGAGATCAGTTCACAATTGATATGCCAAAAGAGTTTCGAAAAGACCTTATGAATATGAGTTTTCCCTTAAAAGATGCTGAAGGAAAAACAGTTGGTACATGTGAGATGAAAAAGGGTTTATTAACATGTACTATGGGTGATTACGTAGAAGGAAAGAATAACATTAAAGGTTCTTTATTCGTAGAATTCTACTTTGGTCTAGAAGCATATGATGGTGTTAAAGAAATTCCATTAGAATTTAACGTTGATGGTCAAATCGTCAATAAAGAAGTAAGTGTAAATAATACGACAGAGAGACCGAAGCCACAGCCCAATACGGAAAATTTATTGAAATGGGGTTCTTATAATCAAGAAGATCCTTCAATTGCTGATTGGCTTGTATATGTAAATGCAACTGGAACAGAAATGCAAGATCTTAAATTAACAGATACATTAGGACCTGGACATGAGTTAATTACAGACAGCGTAGTATTAGAAGAGGCTGTATTTGAAGATGGTTATGCACCAACAAATATTAAGCCAGCAGATTTATCTAACATTAAAATTAATGCAACAAAGACTGGATTTACAATTGAATTTCCAGACAGTTCAAAAGGCTATATTTTAAGATATAAAACAAAGGTTACAAATCCTGCTGCAAAGCCTCATAAAAATACTGTGAAATTAGAAGGTAAAAATATTGTAACTGAAGAAAAAGTAGGACAAGTATTTGTAAGTGGTGGGGGAGGATCCGGTTCAGGTGACGATAATCCACCTAGTATTGAAAAAAATATAGTTGATGAGAATGGCAAGCTTGTAGAGAATGAGCAGCTAACACAAATGGATCAAGTTATTCAATACCAAGTTGGTACACATATACCAAAAGATCCTCTTAAATACACATCAATGGTAATTAGTGATGATTTAGAAGATGTTTTAGAAGTATTAGAGGCAAAAGTGTATGATCAAAATGGCCAAGATATTACATCTAAAGGAACGTTAAATATAGATAAACAAAGAAGTGAAGTAACATTTACGTTTGGTGAGAATTTTGACTATAAGTCATATGAAGACCAGATAATTAATCTCAGTATCAAGGCGAAAATTAAAAATGATGCAGACTTATCTTCTTACGTAGATAAGAAGATTCCTAATAAAGCGGAATTACATTTTGATGATAAAACATTAACATCAAAAGAAGTAACTATTACGCCGCCTGAAGCTCCAAAAGATGGTACAGTATCGATTCATAAAATAGATTCTGAGAATCCGAACAAAGGGTTAAAAGGTGCCGAATTTGAAGTTCGAAATAGTGCAAATGAAGTTGTTGCAAAACTGAAAACGGACGAAAAAGGTTTTTCAGTACCTCAAACTTTAGCTCCTGGGACGTATAAAGTTTATGAAACAGTAGCACCAGAAGGATATCAAAAATTAACAAGCCCAGTAGAGGTTACACTTCAAGCTGGAGAAACAAAAACAATTGAAATTAAAAATACTATGCAAAAGGGTCAAATTGAAGTAAAGAAAATTGATTCGGAAAATGGTGAAAAACCATTAGCAAATGCAGAGTTTGATATAGTAAAAGACGGTGTAGTAGTCGAACATATTGTTACAGATAAAGATGGTAAGGCAACTTCTAAACCGTTAGCACTAGGAAAATATATTTTAAAAGAAACGAAAGCGCCTGAAGGCTACCAATTAAAAGAAATAGAGTTCGAAGTAAATGTAACAGGGGACGGCATATTTCCAATACAAGTGGAAAATGCAATGATAGACAAAGGTAATATAGAAATTACAAAAGTGGACAAAGAAAACGGGGCAGTATTAGCGAGTGTCGAATTTGAAGTCCAAGATGAGAAAGATGGAGTAGTAAGAAAAGTAGTAACAGATAAAGATGGAAAAGCAAACGTTTCAGATTTATCAGTAGGAAAGTACAAATTAGTAGAGACGAAAAGCTTACCGGGTTATAAAAAGCTAACAGAACCAGTACCATTTGAAATAAAAAAAGGTATGACAAAAGCTTTAGCAATAAAAGTAGAAAATGAGCAGTTAGACAAAGGCTCAGTAGAAATTACAAAAATAGATAAAGATAGTCAAAAAGTATTAGAAGGCGTAGTCTTCGAAGTGCAAGATGAGCAAGGCAAAGTAGTAACAGAAGTAAAAACAGATAAAGATGGTAAAGCAAAAATCTCTGATTTATTAGTAGGGAAGTACAAATTAGTAGAGACGAAAAGCTTACCGGGTTATAAAAAGCTAACAGAACCAGTACCATTTGAAATAAAAAAAGGTATGACAAAAGCTTTAGCAATAAAAGTAGAAAATGAGCAGTTAGACAAAGGCTCAGTAGAAATTACAAAAATAGATAAAGATAGTCAAAAAGTATTAGAAGGCGTAGTCTTCGAAGTGCAAGATGAGCAAGGCAAAGTAGTAACAGAAGTAAAAACAGATAAAGATGGTAAAGCAAAAATCTCTGATTTATTAGTAGGGAAGTACAAATTAGTAGAGACGAAAAGTTTACCAGGCTACAAAAAGCTAACAGATTCAGTATCATTCGAAATTACAAAAGGTATGACAACGGTCCTATCGTTGAAAGTAGAAAATGAACAGTTAGATAAAGGTTCAGTAGAAATTACAAAAGTAGATAAAGACAGCAAAAAAGTATTAAAAGGCGTAGTCTTTGAAGTGCAAGATGAAGCTGGAACAGTAGTAAAGGAAGTAAAAACAGATAAAGATGGTAAAGCAAAAATCTCAGATCTATCAGTAGGAAAGTACAAATTAGTAGAGAAAGAAAGTTTACCAGGCTATAAGAAACTAACAGATCCAGTATCATTTGAAATAAAAAAAGGCATGACCGAAGTTCTATCATTAAAAATAGAAAATGAAATGGTAGATACGGGAAATATAGAAATTACAAAGATAGATAAAGATAATAAAGCACCGTTAGCGGGAGTAACATTCATCGTCCAAGATGAAAAGGGTAATGAAGTTACAAAAGTAACGACAGATAAAGATGGAAAAGCAAATGTTTCAGATTTACCTGTAGGAAAGTATGAATTAGTAGAGGTAGAAAGTTTACCTGGTTATAAAAAGTTAGAAAAACCAATATCATTTGAAATAAAAAAAGGCATGACCGAAGTCCTATCATTAAAAGTAGAAAATGAAATGGTGGATACAGGGAATGTAGAGATAACAAAAATAGATAAAGATAGTAAAGCTCCATTAGAAAATGTTGTATTTGAAGTACGTGATTTAAAAGGAAAAGTAGTTGCGAAAGTAAAAACGGATAAAGAAGGAAAAGCAAACGTTTCAGATTTATCTACCGGGAAGTATGAGTTGGTAGAAGTAGAAACACCGGCAGGATACAAACCACTAGAAAAGCCAATTTCATTCGAAATTGAAAAGGGTAGAGTAACAGCGCTAAAGCTAACAGTAGAAAATGAATTAGTGGATACAGGAAATGTAGAAATTACAAAAGTAGACAAAGAAACGAAAGATGCTTTAGCTGATGCAGTCTTTGAAATTCAAGATGAAGCAGGACAAGTAGTCGCTAAAATAACGACAGATAAAAAAGGACAAGCACAAGCTACTAATTTATCAGTTGGCACATACAAGTTAGTAGAAGTAAAAGCACCAAAAGGATATAAACAATTAGTAGATCCGATTACTTTCCAAATTGAAAAAGGCATGACAAAATCTCTTGCTTTAACAGTAGAAAATGAAATGTTAGACAAGGGAAATGTAGAAATCACAAAAGTAGATAAAGATAGTCAAAAAGTATTAGCAGGTGTAGTCTTCGAAGTACAAGACGAACAAGGCAAAGTAGTAACAGAAGTAACGACAGATAAAGAAGGAAAAGCAACAATTTCAGATTTATCAGTAGGAAAGTATAAATTAGTAGAAAAAGAAAGCTTACCAGGCTACAAACAATTAACAGAACCAGTATCGTTTGAAATTAAAAAAGGTATGACGAAAGTTTTATCATTGAAAGTAGAGAACGAACAGTTAGACAAAGGTTCAGTAGAGATTACAAAAGTGGCCAAAGAAAGTGGCGCAGTATTAGCGGGCGTAACATTCGAAGTGCAAGATGAAAAAGATAAAGTAGTAACGAAAGTAACAACAGATAAAGAAGGAAAAACAACAATTTCAGATTTATCAGTAGGAAAATATAAGCTAGTAGAGGTAGAAAGCTTACCAGGATATAAAAAACTAGCGAAACCAGTATCATTCGAAATCGAAAAAGGTATGACAGAATTCTTATCACTAAAAGTAGAGAATGAACTAGTAGACAAAGGCTCAGTAGAAATCACAAAAGTAGATAAAGATAGTCAAAAAGTATTAGAAGGCGTAGTCTTCGAAGTACAAGACGAACAAGGTAAAGTAGTAACGGAAGTAAAAACAGATAAAGAAGGAAAAGCAAAAATCTCAGACTTATCTGTAGGAAAGTACAAATTAATAGAAAAAGAAAGTTTACCAGGTTACAAAAAATTAACAGAACCAGTATCATTCGAAATTAAAAAGGGTATGACAGAAGTTCTATCATTAAAAGTAGAGAATGAACAGTTAGACAAAGGTTCAGTAGAAATTACAAAAGTAGATAAAGATAGTCAAAAAGTATTAGAAGGCGTAGTTTTCGAAGTACAGGACGAACAAGATAAAGTAGTAACGGAAGTAAAAACAGATAAAAATGGTAAAGCAAAAATCTCAGACTTATCTGTAGGAAAGTACAAATTAGTAGAGAAAGAAAGCTTACCAGGCTACAAAAAATTAACAGAACCAGTATCGTTTGAAATTAAAAAGGGTATGACAGAAGTTCTATCATTAAAAATAGAAAATGAAATGGTAGATACGGGAAATGTAGAAATTACAAAAATAGATAAAGATAATAAGGCACCGTTAGCAGGTGTAGTCTTTGAAGTACAAGACGACAAAGGCAAAGTAGTAACGAAAGTAACGACAGATAAAGCTGGAAAAGCAATAGTTGCAGATTTATCAGTAGGAAAGTACAAGCTAGTAGAAGTAGAGAGTTTACCAGGCTACAAAAAATTAGAAAAGCCTGTACTATTTGAAATTACAAAAGGTATGACAAAATCTTTAGCGTTCACTGTAGAAAATGAAATGGTAGATACGGGGAATGTAGAAATCACAAAAATAGATAAAGACAGTAAAGCACCATTAGAAAATGTTGTATTTGAAGTACGTGACTCAAAAGGCAAAGTAGTTGCGAAAGTAACAACGGATAAAGAAGGAAAAGCAGACGTTTCAGATTTATCTATTGGAAAGTATGAGTTAGTAGAAGTAGAAACACCAGCAGGCTACAAACCACTAGAAAAGCCAGTTTCATTCGAAATCAAAAAAGGTATGACGAAAGTCTTATCATTGAAAGTAGAGAATGAACAGTTAGACAAAGGTTCAGTAGAAATTACAAAAATGGCTGCTGAAAGCAAGGAAGTCTTATCAGGAGCTGTGTTTGAAGTTCATGATGAAAAGGGAAAAGTAGTAGTGAAAGTAACAACAGATAAAGATGGAAAGGCAAAAATCGCAGATCTATCTGTAGGTAACTACACACTAGTAGAAGTAGAAGCACCAAAAGGATATGAAAAATTAACTAATCCAATTCCATTTGAAATTACAAATGGAATGATAAATGCAGTTCAATTAGAAGTATTAAACAAATTGAATCATTTAGCACCACCAGATCCAGAAACACCAGATCCAGAAAATCCTGGAACACCAGATCCAGAAAATCCTGGAACACCAGATCCAGAAAATCCTGGAACACCAATCCAGAAAATCCTGGAACACCAGATCCAGAAAATCCTGGAACACCGAATCCAGAAAATCCTGGAACCCCAAATTCAGAGAAACCTGGAACCCCGAATTCAGAAAATCCTGGAACACCAGATCCAGAGAAACCTGGAACACAAAATCCAGAAAAACCTGAAAAAGAATTACCGAAGACAGGGCAGAAAATGCCTGTGGAACCATATATGGGAGCACTTCTTGTAA